In Streptomyces violaceusniger Tu 4113, one DNA window encodes the following:
- a CDS encoding VOC family protein, producing the protein MLTTDYVPGAPNWLDLGAPDTEAAVAFYGSLMGWRFESAGPEAGGYGFFTLGRKTVAAVGPLTEEGARSAWTPYFHTRDAEETARTVEQSGGTVRLAPFDVFEEGRMAQFTDPGGARFAIWQPGRTAGLDAVNDPGALCWTELHSPDPPRDLAFYRKVFGWDAEEMSFPGGAYTVLMTTGAGREGSFGGVAQLQEGHSTPPQWLPYFEVADCDAVVAKGQDLGGSVLMPAMSAEGIGRMAWLADVVRAPFGVIASGGPGA; encoded by the coding sequence ATGCTCACCACCGATTACGTCCCCGGCGCCCCCAACTGGCTCGATCTGGGCGCCCCCGACACCGAAGCGGCCGTGGCCTTCTACGGCTCCCTGATGGGCTGGCGCTTCGAGTCGGCCGGCCCCGAGGCGGGCGGGTACGGCTTCTTCACCCTGGGCCGGAAGACCGTCGCGGCCGTCGGGCCGCTCACCGAGGAGGGCGCACGGTCCGCCTGGACGCCGTATTTCCACACCCGTGACGCCGAGGAGACCGCGCGGACCGTCGAGCAGTCGGGCGGCACGGTGCGGCTCGCTCCGTTCGACGTCTTCGAGGAGGGGCGGATGGCCCAGTTCACCGACCCCGGCGGCGCCCGCTTCGCCATCTGGCAGCCCGGCAGGACGGCGGGGCTGGACGCGGTCAACGACCCCGGCGCCCTGTGCTGGACCGAGCTGCACTCCCCCGATCCCCCCAGGGACCTGGCCTTCTACCGCAAGGTCTTCGGCTGGGACGCCGAGGAGATGTCCTTCCCCGGCGGGGCGTACACGGTGCTGATGACCACCGGCGCCGGCCGGGAGGGCTCCTTCGGCGGCGTCGCCCAGCTCCAGGAGGGGCATTCGACGCCCCCGCAGTGGCTGCCGTACTTCGAGGTGGCGGACTGCGACGCGGTGGTGGCCAAGGGACAGGACCTGGGCGGTTCGGTGCTGATGCCGGCCATGTCGGCCGAGGGGATCGGCCGGATGGCCTGGCTGGCGGATGTGGTCCGGGCGCCGTTCGGCGTCATCGCGAGCGGCGGCCCGGGCGCCTGA
- a CDS encoding demethylmenaquinone methyltransferase, with protein MSRASLDKQPHEVAAMFDGVAAKYDLTNDVLSLGQARLWRKAVARAVDARAGERVLDLAAGTGTSSLPFLAAGAYVVPCDFSLGMLREGKKRHPRLPLTAGDATRLPFADGVFDAVTISFGLRNVQDTQGALREMLRVTRPGGRVVICEFSHPTWEPFRTVYSEYLMRALPPIATSVSSNPDAYVYLAESIRAWPDQPRLAARLRSAGWERPAWRNLTGGVVALHRAYKP; from the coding sequence GTGAGCCGAGCATCCCTGGACAAGCAGCCGCACGAAGTCGCCGCCATGTTCGACGGCGTGGCGGCCAAATACGACCTCACCAACGATGTGCTGTCGCTCGGGCAGGCCCGGCTGTGGCGCAAGGCAGTCGCCCGGGCCGTGGACGCGCGCGCCGGTGAGCGGGTGCTCGACCTCGCCGCCGGTACGGGGACGTCCTCGCTCCCGTTCCTGGCGGCGGGCGCGTACGTGGTGCCGTGCGACTTCTCGCTCGGGATGCTCCGGGAGGGCAAGAAGCGCCATCCGCGGCTGCCGCTGACGGCGGGCGACGCGACCCGGCTGCCCTTCGCGGACGGGGTCTTCGACGCCGTCACGATCTCCTTCGGGCTGCGCAACGTCCAGGACACGCAGGGGGCGCTGCGCGAGATGCTGCGGGTGACCCGGCCCGGCGGACGGGTCGTCATCTGCGAGTTCAGCCACCCCACATGGGAGCCGTTCCGCACGGTCTACAGCGAGTATCTGATGCGCGCGCTGCCGCCGATCGCGACGTCGGTCAGCAGCAACCCGGACGCGTATGTCTACCTCGCCGAGTCCATCCGCGCCTGGCCGGACCAGCCCCGTCTCGCCGCCCGGCTGCGGTCGGCGGGCTGGGAGCGGCCGGCCTGGCGCAACCTCACCGGCGGCGTGGTGGCCCTCCACCGGGCGTACAAGCCGTAA
- a CDS encoding C40 family peptidase — protein sequence MSPVAHIPSHRKPRRAASTRALRAGMTGGFLTLAVAGAAVPASATESKAAPAESTLEMPTVSATLASTAAQTADATQQAASDYELRAQQEQAEAHAKIAAKKAKAEADRKAKEAREAARKAAAKRAAEAKAQAAKASRSAERTTLSTTSVSNATGNTATLISFLKAQLGKAYVLGSSGPSSYDCSGLTQAAFKQIGVSLPRVSQDQSTTGTSVSLDSLQPGDLLYWGSAGSAYHVGVYVGGGNFIGAQNSSTGIVERPLDYDMPTGAVRVL from the coding sequence ATGTCCCCAGTCGCACACATACCCAGCCACCGGAAGCCCCGCCGTGCCGCGTCCACGCGTGCACTCCGCGCAGGGATGACCGGTGGCTTCCTCACCCTCGCGGTGGCCGGTGCCGCCGTGCCCGCCTCCGCCACGGAGTCCAAGGCCGCCCCGGCCGAGTCCACCCTGGAAATGCCGACCGTCAGCGCCACGCTGGCGAGCACGGCCGCCCAGACCGCCGACGCCACGCAGCAGGCCGCGTCCGACTACGAGCTCCGGGCACAGCAGGAGCAGGCGGAGGCCCACGCGAAGATCGCCGCCAAGAAGGCCAAGGCGGAGGCCGACCGTAAGGCGAAGGAAGCCCGCGAGGCGGCCCGTAAGGCGGCCGCCAAGCGTGCGGCCGAGGCCAAGGCCCAGGCGGCGAAGGCGTCGCGCTCCGCCGAGCGCACCACGCTGTCCACCACCAGCGTCAGCAACGCCACCGGCAACACCGCCACGCTGATCAGCTTCCTGAAGGCGCAGCTCGGCAAGGCGTATGTGCTCGGCTCCAGCGGTCCGTCCTCCTACGACTGCTCCGGGCTGACCCAGGCCGCCTTCAAGCAGATCGGCGTGAGCCTGCCGCGGGTCTCCCAAGACCAGTCCACCACCGGCACCTCGGTCTCGCTGGACTCCCTGCAGCCGGGCGACCTGCTCTACTGGGGCAGCGCCGGCAGCGCGTACCACGTCGGTGTCTACGTCGGTGGCGGCAACTTCATCGGCGCCCAGAACTCGAGCACCGGGATCGTCGAGCGCCCGCTGGACTACGACATGCCCACCGGGGCCGTGCGCGTCCTGTAA
- a CDS encoding geranylgeranyl reductase family protein, whose translation MSETAPTESASFGISERSADVIVVGAGPAGSTTAYHLAKAGLDVVLLEKTAFPREKVCGDGLTPRATKQLVAMGIDISEEAGWLRNRGLRIIAGGVRLQLDWPDLAAYPNYGLVRKRDDFDEQLARQAQKAGARLYERCNVGAPITDERTGRITGVHAKLGEEKTPVAFHAPLVVAADGNSTRLSLAMGLHRREDRPMGVAVRTYFTSPRHDDDYLESWLELWDRRGAQDRLLPGYGWIFGMGDGTSNVGLGVLNTSSSFKELDWREVLKAWCASMPEDWGYTPENMTGPIRGAALPMAFNRQPHYTRGLLLVGDAGGMVNPFNGEGIAYAMESGQIAADVIVQAHARATAPQRELALQRYPKVLKDTYGGYYTLGRAFVKLIGNPKVMKLAAQRGLTHPMLMRFTLKLLANLTDPTGGDAMDRIINGLTKVTPRA comes from the coding sequence GTGAGCGAGACCGCACCCACCGAGAGCGCGTCCTTTGGGATCTCGGAGCGCAGCGCCGATGTGATCGTCGTCGGCGCCGGACCGGCCGGCTCCACCACCGCGTACCACCTCGCCAAGGCGGGGCTGGATGTGGTGCTGCTGGAGAAGACGGCCTTTCCGCGCGAGAAGGTGTGCGGTGACGGTCTGACCCCGCGCGCCACCAAGCAGCTCGTGGCCATGGGCATCGACATCTCCGAGGAGGCGGGCTGGCTGCGCAACCGGGGCCTGCGGATCATCGCAGGCGGGGTGCGGCTGCAGCTCGACTGGCCGGATCTGGCCGCGTACCCCAACTACGGCCTGGTCCGTAAGCGCGACGACTTCGACGAGCAGCTCGCGCGGCAGGCGCAGAAGGCCGGGGCCCGGCTGTACGAGCGCTGCAATGTGGGCGCCCCGATCACCGATGAGCGCACCGGCCGGATCACCGGGGTCCACGCGAAGCTGGGCGAGGAGAAGACGCCCGTCGCCTTCCACGCGCCCCTGGTGGTCGCCGCCGACGGCAACTCCACCCGGCTCTCGCTCGCCATGGGGCTGCACCGGCGCGAGGACCGTCCGATGGGCGTGGCCGTGCGGACGTACTTCACCTCGCCCCGCCATGACGACGACTACCTGGAGTCCTGGCTGGAGTTGTGGGACCGGCGCGGTGCGCAGGACCGGCTTCTGCCCGGCTACGGCTGGATCTTCGGAATGGGTGACGGCACGAGCAATGTGGGCCTGGGCGTCCTCAACACCTCGTCCTCCTTCAAGGAGCTCGACTGGCGCGAGGTTCTCAAGGCGTGGTGCGCCTCGATGCCGGAGGACTGGGGCTACACCCCGGAGAACATGACCGGCCCGATCCGCGGCGCAGCGCTCCCGATGGCCTTCAACCGGCAGCCGCACTACACCCGCGGGCTGCTGCTCGTCGGTGACGCGGGCGGCATGGTCAACCCGTTCAACGGCGAGGGCATCGCCTATGCGATGGAATCCGGGCAGATCGCCGCAGACGTGATCGTCCAGGCCCATGCCCGCGCCACCGCCCCCCAGCGCGAACTGGCCCTCCAGCGCTACCCGAAGGTCCTCAAGGACACCTACGGCGGCTATTACACGCTGGGCCGGGCGTTCGTGAAGCTGATCGGCAATCCGAAGGTCATGAAGCTGGCGGCGCAGCGCGGGCTGACGCATCCAATGCTGATGCGGTTCACCCTGAAGCTGCTGGCGAATCTGACGGATCCGACGGGCGGCGACGCGATGGACCGCATCATCAACGGCCTCACCAAGGTGACCCCGCGAGCCTGA
- a CDS encoding CBS domain-containing protein, which produces MTKAADIMHPGAQWIPENESVLRAAQMMRDLGVGALPVSDSNERLCGIVTDRDIVVGCIAENCDPSRTPVGQLTEGTPRWIPADADVTDVLREMEEHKIRRLPVIDQNKRLVGMISEADLAHHLSDDLLGEFLEKVYAQ; this is translated from the coding sequence ATGACGAAGGCAGCGGACATCATGCACCCGGGCGCGCAGTGGATTCCGGAGAACGAGTCGGTGCTGCGTGCCGCCCAGATGATGCGGGACCTGGGCGTGGGGGCCCTGCCGGTCAGCGACAGCAACGAGCGGCTGTGCGGCATCGTCACCGACCGCGACATCGTGGTCGGATGCATCGCGGAGAACTGCGATCCGTCCCGGACGCCCGTCGGACAGCTCACCGAGGGCACCCCGCGCTGGATTCCCGCGGACGCCGATGTCACCGACGTCCTGCGGGAGATGGAGGAGCACAAGATCCGCAGGCTGCCGGTGATCGACCAGAACAAGCGGCTGGTCGGAATGATCTCCGAGGCGGATCTGGCGCACCACCTCAGTGACGACCTCCTCGGCGAGTTCCTGGAGAAGGTCTACGCGCAGTAG